In the Flagellimonas sp. MMG031 genome, one interval contains:
- a CDS encoding acetyl-CoA carboxylase biotin carboxyl carrier protein subunit: MNDSYSVKVGDDFDFTLSKDAISSLDLIKTGDGAYHLLKDGTSYHVKILDSHFNKGTYTISINGSEYETAIQTPLDELIKKMGFAVNAGKNIDSISAPMPGLILDILVEEGQEVNEEDQLLILEAMKMENIITSPRQGVIKSVSVSKGDAVEKKQLLIEFE, from the coding sequence ATGAATGATTCTTATTCGGTCAAGGTTGGGGATGACTTTGACTTTACACTTTCCAAGGATGCGATTTCTTCGTTGGATTTGATCAAGACTGGTGATGGGGCCTATCATTTATTGAAGGATGGCACATCGTACCACGTAAAGATCCTGGATTCCCACTTCAATAAAGGAACCTATACCATTAGCATTAACGGTAGCGAATACGAAACCGCTATACAGACCCCTTTGGATGAACTGATCAAAAAAATGGGTTTTGCCGTGAATGCCGGAAAAAACATCGACTCCATTTCAGCGCCCATGCCGGGATTGATTCTGGATATTTTGGTGGAAGAAGGACAGGAGGTGAACGAAGAGGACCAGTTATTGATCTTGGAGGCGATGAAAATGGAAAACATCATCACCTCGCCTCGACAGGGGGTAATCAAAAGCGTTAGCGTATCCAAAGGCGACGCCGTAGAGAAAAAACAATTGTTGATCGAATTTGAATAA
- a CDS encoding AAA family ATPase — translation MGKIIAIANQKGGVGKTTTTVNLAASLGVLEKKVLLIDADPQANATSGLGIDVDSVENGTYQLLEHTMSVEEVTVTTDSPNVDLVPAHIDLVAIEIELVDKDNREYMMKEALKNLGDKYDFVLIDCAPSLGLLTLNALTAADSVMIPIQCEYFALEGLGKLLNTVKSVQKIHNNDLDIEGMLLTMYDSRLRLSNQVVEEVKKHFADMVFDTIIQRNVRLSEAPSYGESIIKYDASSKGASNYLNLANEILKKNKEKV, via the coding sequence ATGGGCAAGATTATTGCAATAGCAAACCAAAAGGGTGGTGTTGGAAAAACAACCACTACGGTTAACCTTGCAGCCTCTCTGGGCGTATTGGAAAAAAAAGTACTGCTGATTGATGCAGACCCCCAAGCCAATGCTACCTCTGGATTGGGCATTGATGTGGATTCCGTGGAGAACGGAACCTACCAGCTTTTGGAACATACCATGAGCGTTGAAGAAGTAACGGTTACCACAGACTCCCCAAATGTTGACCTAGTCCCTGCTCACATTGACCTTGTGGCCATCGAAATCGAATTGGTGGACAAGGACAACAGGGAGTATATGATGAAAGAAGCCCTGAAGAATCTGGGTGACAAGTACGATTTTGTATTGATCGACTGTGCGCCATCGTTGGGATTGCTCACGTTGAACGCGCTTACCGCAGCCGATTCGGTAATGATTCCGATTCAATGCGAGTACTTTGCCTTGGAAGGCCTTGGAAAGTTATTGAACACCGTAAAAAGTGTACAGAAAATACATAACAACGATTTGGACATCGAAGGAATGTTGTTGACCATGTACGATTCTAGGTTACGACTTTCCAACCAAGTGGTTGAAGAAGTGAAAAAGCACTTTGCGGATATGGTTTTTGATACCATCATCCAGAGAAACGTTAGGCTGAGCGAGGCCCCAAGTTATGGCGAAAGCATTATAAAATATGATGCCAGTAGTAAAGGTGCCTCCAATTACCTTAACTTGGCCAACGAAATTTTGAAGAAAAACAAGGAGAAAGTTTAG
- the scpA gene encoding methylmalonyl-CoA mutase: MSRKDLQQLELAVSSSAVETQNYEHENFAAGISPFLRGPYSTMYVRRPWTIRQYAGFSTAQESNAFYRRNLEAGQKGLSVAFDLPTHRGYDSDNDRVVGDVGKAGVAIDSIEDMKILFNGIPLDKMSVSMTMNGAVIPIMAFYIVAGLEQGVSMEQLSGTIQNDILKEFMVRNTYIYPPTPSMQIVADIFEFTSKNMPRFNSISISGYHMHEAGAPAAMELAYTLADGVEYIRTGIQAGLKIDEFAPRLSFFWGIGMNHFVEIAKMRAGRMLWAKMVQQFNPQNDKSSMLRTHSQTSGWSLTEQDPFNNVARTTIEAMAAAFGGTQSLHTNALDEAIALPTDFSARIARNTQIYLQQETHITRTVDPWAGSQKVEELTHEIAEHAWELIQEVEKLGGMTKAIEKGIPKMRIEEAAAKKQARIDSGQDVIVGVNKYRLENEDELQILEVDNAKVRKQQMARLEQIRSTRDSEKVEQALEAIRIAAKKASENNTDRGNLLALAIEAAKERATLGEISDAMESAFGRYRAKIQSFTGVYSKEIKNDESFENARKLADAFAEQEGRRPRIMVAKMGQDGHDRGAKVVATGYADLGFDVDIGPLFQTPAEVAKQAVENDVHVLGISSLAGGHKTLVPEVIQELKKYGREDIMVIVGGVIPKQDYKHLLDNGAVAVFGPGTKIADAATEILNILLD; this comes from the coding sequence ATGAGTAGAAAAGACCTTCAACAACTGGAATTGGCTGTCAGTTCGAGCGCTGTCGAGACCCAAAATTACGAGCACGAAAATTTCGCAGCAGGCATCTCTCCCTTTTTGCGTGGCCCCTACTCCACCATGTACGTCCGTCGACCATGGACCATTCGCCAATACGCAGGTTTTTCCACCGCCCAGGAAAGCAATGCGTTTTACAGAAGAAACCTGGAAGCTGGACAAAAAGGGCTTTCCGTAGCTTTTGACCTACCCACGCACCGTGGGTATGATTCCGACAATGACCGAGTAGTTGGCGATGTGGGTAAAGCTGGGGTTGCCATAGATTCCATTGAGGACATGAAGATTTTGTTCAACGGTATCCCCTTGGATAAAATGTCCGTTTCCATGACCATGAACGGTGCGGTAATCCCCATAATGGCCTTTTATATCGTTGCGGGTTTGGAACAAGGCGTTTCCATGGAACAGCTATCCGGGACCATACAAAACGATATTTTAAAGGAGTTCATGGTGCGGAACACCTATATTTATCCGCCAACGCCATCGATGCAAATCGTAGCGGACATTTTTGAGTTTACCAGCAAGAACATGCCCCGTTTCAACAGCATCAGTATTTCGGGCTACCACATGCACGAAGCAGGAGCTCCCGCAGCTATGGAATTGGCCTACACTTTGGCCGATGGGGTGGAATATATTCGAACTGGGATACAGGCAGGTCTCAAAATCGATGAATTTGCACCAAGGCTTTCCTTTTTCTGGGGAATTGGGATGAATCATTTTGTGGAAATCGCCAAAATGCGTGCGGGAAGGATGCTTTGGGCCAAGATGGTGCAACAGTTCAACCCTCAAAACGATAAATCCTCAATGCTCCGTACCCACAGCCAAACCAGCGGATGGAGCTTGACCGAACAGGACCCTTTCAATAATGTGGCCAGAACGACTATTGAAGCCATGGCTGCTGCCTTTGGTGGAACACAAAGCCTGCACACCAATGCTTTGGACGAGGCCATTGCCTTACCCACAGATTTCTCGGCACGTATTGCACGCAACACGCAAATCTATCTGCAACAAGAGACCCATATTACCCGAACCGTAGATCCTTGGGCCGGTAGTCAAAAAGTAGAAGAATTGACCCATGAAATTGCCGAACATGCATGGGAATTGATTCAAGAGGTGGAAAAATTAGGGGGAATGACCAAAGCCATCGAAAAAGGTATCCCTAAAATGCGGATTGAGGAAGCCGCAGCCAAAAAACAGGCACGTATCGATAGTGGCCAAGATGTCATTGTTGGCGTCAATAAATACCGACTGGAAAACGAAGACGAGCTGCAAATCTTGGAAGTGGATAATGCCAAAGTACGCAAGCAGCAAATGGCACGTTTGGAACAAATCCGCAGCACAAGAGACTCTGAAAAAGTAGAACAGGCCCTAGAAGCCATTCGAATCGCAGCCAAAAAAGCCTCGGAGAACAACACCGACCGTGGAAATTTGTTAGCTTTAGCCATTGAAGCTGCCAAAGAACGTGCTACGCTAGGCGAAATCAGCGATGCCATGGAAAGTGCCTTTGGACGGTATAGAGCAAAAATCCAATCCTTTACCGGAGTGTATTCCAAAGAAATCAAAAACGACGAAAGTTTTGAAAATGCCCGTAAGTTGGCCGATGCCTTTGCCGAACAGGAAGGGCGTAGACCACGGATAATGGTGGCCAAAATGGGTCAAGACGGTCACGATCGTGGCGCCAAAGTGGTAGCCACTGGCTATGCAGATCTCGGTTTTGATGTGGATATTGGTCCTCTATTTCAGACTCCCGCCGAGGTGGCCAAACAGGCCGTGGAAAACGATGTACACGTGCTCGGTATTTCCTCCTTGGCCGGTGGACATAAAACCTTGGTTCCCGAAGTAATTCAAGAACTCAAAAAATACGGTCGGGAAGATATCATGGTGATTGTAGGAGGGGTGATTCCAAAGCAGGATTACAAACATTTGCTGGACAACGGTGCGGTGGCAGTATTTGGACCGGGCACCAAGATTGCCGATGCGGCCACAGAAATTCTGAACATCCTTCTGGATTAG
- a CDS encoding DUF5683 domain-containing protein, whose amino-acid sequence MNKNLLLLLFSFLWLQLGFSQEEEKKENEKQPQQTQEADSLAQNMKGKGVTFEEVTKQENINPLAPSKAAFYSAILPGLGQIYNKRYWKAPIVWGAMGTGIYVYSFNNTEYRRARNAFKRRLAGFEDDEFFDLNGDGVGPDVSSEALQSAQENTQRDRDLALVITIALYALNIIDANVDSHLKQYNVSDDLAVDFNPVIDINPFTNDLNYGMAMVIKF is encoded by the coding sequence GTGAATAAAAACCTCCTTTTATTGCTCTTTTCCTTTTTGTGGTTGCAGTTAGGTTTTTCTCAAGAAGAAGAGAAAAAGGAAAACGAAAAGCAACCTCAGCAGACCCAAGAGGCAGACTCCCTTGCACAAAACATGAAAGGGAAAGGCGTCACTTTTGAAGAGGTTACAAAGCAAGAGAACATCAATCCGCTGGCGCCCAGCAAAGCAGCCTTCTATTCTGCTATTCTGCCCGGTCTTGGTCAAATTTACAATAAGCGATATTGGAAAGCACCCATTGTCTGGGGAGCCATGGGAACCGGAATTTATGTGTACTCCTTCAATAACACCGAATATAGAAGAGCCCGAAATGCGTTTAAACGGCGGCTGGCCGGCTTTGAGGACGACGAGTTCTTTGACCTGAATGGGGATGGCGTTGGTCCCGACGTGTCTTCCGAAGCCTTGCAATCGGCTCAAGAAAATACGCAACGGGACAGGGACTTGGCCTTGGTAATTACCATAGCACTCTACGCCTTGAACATCATCGATGCCAACGTGGATTCCCATTTAAAGCAATATAATGTAAGTGATGATTTGGCGGTGGATTTTAACCCCGTAATAGACATCAATCCATTTACCAACGACCTTAACTATGGCATGGCCATGGTGATAAAATTTTAG
- the lepB gene encoding signal peptidase I produces MDGIQWIIFILIIQVIHFLGTWKLYVKAGRKAWEAAIPVYNGIILMKIINRPSWWVILLFIPIINLLMFPVVWVETIRSFGKNSLVDTWLVILTLGFYIFYINYAEDVQYIEDRSLKPKTGLGEWVSSIVFAIVAATFVHTYFIQPYVIPTGSLERTLRVGDFLFVSKFHYGARVPMTTLAAPMVHDTLPVLKTRSYLADVNPETYKTSWINKLQLPYMRLPGFEKVEKNDIVVFSLPADTLYQFFKAQKAVIKPIDKKSNYVKRCVGTPGDSLEVINGYVYINGEQLQLSDRAKPMYVYEIYAKNGVSSRYLEEVDASDYVRKYIATNINEAQYNALAPFISGGRPAGDGKIELFTQEQGIPTEVIRQLRLSLSEEKPRSRMANLTHDMVTALRNNPAIDSVVQTVEPKGMYGGNTFPQKPNLYPWNNDNFGPIYIPKAGTTVAINSRTIPLYKKIIRDYEHNDVKVTGTKVLINGEEADSYTFKQDYYWMMGDNRDHSEDSRTWGYVPADHIVGKPVFLWMSFDNFRQGIANWRVRWDRVFTTVGGSGQPVSYFWYFIGLLAAWFIFDFVRKRKKKNA; encoded by the coding sequence ATGGACGGAATTCAGTGGATTATTTTTATTCTGATAATTCAGGTCATCCATTTCTTGGGAACTTGGAAACTCTACGTTAAAGCCGGAAGAAAGGCATGGGAAGCCGCCATACCCGTGTATAATGGGATTATTTTGATGAAAATCATCAACAGGCCTTCGTGGTGGGTCATTTTATTGTTCATTCCCATCATCAATTTATTGATGTTCCCCGTGGTATGGGTGGAAACCATCCGAAGCTTTGGCAAAAACTCATTGGTAGACACCTGGTTGGTGATACTGACGCTTGGTTTTTACATTTTTTATATCAACTACGCTGAAGATGTACAATACATTGAAGACCGCAGCCTAAAACCAAAAACAGGTCTGGGCGAATGGGTAAGTTCCATTGTATTTGCAATCGTAGCCGCAACCTTTGTCCATACTTACTTTATCCAACCCTACGTGATACCCACAGGGTCTTTGGAACGTACACTTCGTGTGGGCGATTTCTTGTTTGTGAGCAAGTTCCACTATGGGGCTCGCGTACCTATGACCACCTTGGCCGCACCCATGGTACATGATACACTTCCTGTGCTCAAAACCCGCTCATATTTGGCCGACGTCAATCCAGAAACCTACAAAACTTCTTGGATCAACAAACTGCAATTGCCATACATGCGATTGCCCGGGTTTGAAAAAGTGGAGAAAAACGATATTGTCGTCTTTAGTTTGCCAGCGGATACCTTGTATCAGTTTTTCAAGGCACAAAAAGCGGTCATCAAGCCCATCGACAAAAAATCGAACTACGTAAAACGATGCGTGGGAACCCCTGGGGATTCTTTGGAAGTCATCAACGGATATGTCTACATCAATGGGGAACAGCTTCAACTGTCTGACAGGGCAAAACCGATGTACGTTTACGAAATTTACGCTAAAAATGGCGTCTCCAGTAGATATTTGGAAGAAGTGGACGCATCAGATTATGTCCGCAAATATATCGCTACTAACATCAATGAAGCGCAGTACAATGCTTTGGCCCCCTTTATTTCAGGTGGAAGGCCAGCTGGAGATGGCAAAATTGAATTGTTCACACAGGAGCAGGGAATCCCTACCGAGGTTATCCGTCAATTAAGGCTTTCCCTTAGCGAAGAAAAACCACGTTCCCGAATGGCGAACCTCACCCACGATATGGTGACGGCGCTCAGAAATAATCCCGCTATTGATTCCGTGGTTCAAACTGTAGAGCCCAAAGGCATGTACGGAGGAAACACCTTTCCGCAAAAGCCGAATCTATATCCTTGGAACAACGACAACTTTGGTCCTATTTACATTCCAAAAGCAGGAACTACCGTAGCCATCAATTCAAGGACTATTCCATTGTACAAGAAAATCATTCGCGATTACGAGCATAATGATGTAAAGGTTACTGGCACCAAAGTGCTCATTAATGGCGAAGAAGCCGATTCGTACACCTTTAAGCAGGATTACTATTGGATGATGGGCGACAACCGCGACCACTCCGAAGATAGCAGGACTTGGGGGTACGTTCCGGCAGACCACATTGTGGGGAAACCTGTGTTCCTTTGGATGAGTTTCGACAATTTTAGGCAAGGTATCGCCAATTGGAGAGTACGATGGGACCGTGTGTTCACCACCGTTGGGGGAAGTGGCCAACCTGTTTCCTACTTCTGGTACTTCATCGGACTTTTGGCCGCTTGGTTCATTTTTGATTTCGTCCGAAAACGAAAGAAGAAAAACGCATAA
- a CDS encoding septum formation initiator family protein, which produces MGLKEWRKKKWFKIMTNTYILVLTIFVIWMAFFDTNSLLIHLELENEIDKLEKEKEFLKSEIAKDKEILKKMSDERELEKLAREKYYMKKDNEEIFLIEYEDSLKHKNDD; this is translated from the coding sequence ATGGGCTTAAAGGAATGGAGAAAAAAGAAATGGTTCAAGATCATGACCAATACATATATTTTGGTCCTGACCATTTTTGTGATTTGGATGGCCTTTTTCGACACCAATTCCCTTTTAATCCATTTGGAACTGGAGAATGAAATCGATAAGTTGGAGAAGGAAAAAGAATTTCTGAAAAGCGAGATTGCCAAGGACAAGGAAATCTTGAAAAAGATGTCCGATGAAAGGGAGTTGGAAAAACTCGCCCGCGAAAAATATTACATGAAAAAGGACAACGAAGAAATATTCTTGATCGAGTACGAAGACAGCCTAAAGCACAAAAACGATGACTAA
- the udk gene encoding uridine kinase: MLILGIAGGTGCGKTTVVNQIVEQLPMDEVGVISQDSYYNDLSHLTKEERAMVNFDHPNSIDFDLLIEHIQLLKEGKTIDTPIYSFVEETRMKETIPTPPRKVMIVEGILVLSNPKLRDMFDIKIFVHADSDERLIRRLQRDTQERGHDLKKVLTRYQTAVKPMHLQFIEPSKEFADIIIPNNHYNTVAVDIVRTIINNKLA, from the coding sequence ATGCTGATCTTAGGGATTGCAGGCGGCACGGGATGCGGTAAAACTACGGTGGTGAACCAGATTGTGGAGCAGCTGCCGATGGACGAGGTTGGGGTTATTTCCCAAGATTCCTATTATAACGATCTTTCCCATTTGACCAAGGAAGAAAGGGCCATGGTAAACTTTGATCACCCCAATTCGATAGACTTTGACCTTTTGATCGAGCATATCCAATTGTTGAAAGAGGGAAAAACCATCGATACCCCCATCTATTCCTTTGTGGAAGAGACCCGGATGAAGGAGACCATTCCCACTCCGCCCAGAAAAGTGATGATCGTGGAGGGCATTTTGGTGCTGAGCAACCCTAAGCTTAGGGATATGTTCGATATTAAGATCTTTGTGCATGCCGATTCGGACGAACGCTTGATACGAAGGCTGCAAAGGGACACGCAAGAACGAGGGCATGACCTGAAGAAAGTGCTTACGCGGTATCAAACTGCCGTAAAACCCATGCACCTTCAATTTATAGAGCCGTCAAAGGAGTTTGCCGACATCATTATCCCGAACAACCACTACAATACGGTGGCCGTGGACATTGTAAGGACCATTATCAACAATAAACTCGCGTAG
- a CDS encoding DUF6122 family protein, giving the protein MLRHFIHYGIHFLVPILIAFWFFKGNRIKVALILLAGILIDVDHFWADPLFDPQRCSVGFHFLHSYWAIALYAILPFFKPTRIIGLALIIHIIADSMDCLLM; this is encoded by the coding sequence ATGCTTAGGCACTTTATCCATTATGGCATTCATTTTTTGGTGCCCATACTCATTGCGTTCTGGTTTTTTAAGGGCAATCGCATCAAGGTTGCATTGATTCTTCTAGCTGGAATTCTGATTGATGTTGATCATTTTTGGGCCGACCCCCTTTTTGACCCTCAGCGCTGCAGCGTAGGGTTTCACTTCTTGCACAGTTATTGGGCCATTGCCCTCTATGCCATCTTACCATTTTTTAAACCTACCCGGATAATCGGATTGGCTTTGATTATCCATATTATCGCAGATTCCATGGATTGCCTATTGATGTGA
- a CDS encoding WbqC family protein, with protein MKILVHPSYFPSIATFAAIVQHEVIWEAKDNFQKQTYRNRCYIATDKGKHMLNIPIQHVGGKEGRQKYADVTTENSYNWKKEHWRTLETAYRTSPFFEFYEDDIKPLYEGDEDVLYDFNLKTIEAVAGCIGIGVPHEKTTIYEVRPEVYFDARFLVEAKKEKDWSMEPYPQVFEERHGFIPNLSILDLLFNEGTNALDYLKDFPLDLQHA; from the coding sequence TTGAAAATTCTTGTCCACCCTTCCTATTTTCCAAGTATTGCCACCTTTGCGGCTATTGTTCAGCATGAGGTGATTTGGGAGGCGAAGGACAATTTTCAAAAACAGACCTACCGCAACCGTTGCTACATTGCTACGGACAAGGGCAAGCATATGCTCAACATTCCCATACAACATGTAGGCGGAAAAGAAGGGCGTCAAAAATATGCAGATGTCACCACCGAGAATAGCTACAATTGGAAAAAGGAACACTGGAGGACCTTGGAAACGGCTTACAGAACCTCTCCTTTTTTTGAGTTTTATGAGGATGACATTAAACCGCTTTATGAAGGAGATGAGGATGTACTCTATGATTTCAATCTAAAGACCATTGAAGCCGTTGCAGGGTGTATAGGGATTGGCGTACCCCATGAAAAAACCACGATTTACGAAGTGCGACCAGAAGTTTACTTCGATGCCCGTTTTTTGGTAGAGGCCAAAAAAGAAAAAGACTGGTCTATGGAGCCCTACCCGCAGGTGTTTGAGGAGCGACATGGCTTTATTCCCAATTTGAGCATTTTGGACCTGTTGTTCAATGAAGGCACCAATGCCCTCGACTACCTGAAAGATTTCCCTTTAGATTTGCAACATGCTTAG
- a CDS encoding ParB/RepB/Spo0J family partition protein translates to MAKATKKQALGRGLSALLNDPDNDIKSVSDKNADKVIGNVVELDINSIEVNPFQPRSNFNDETLEELASSIRELGIIQPITVRKLDFNKFQLVSGERRFRASKLVGLETIPAYIRIANDQESLEMALVENIQRQDLDPIEIALSYQRLIDEIEITQEKLSDRVGKKRSTITNYLRLLKLDPIIQTGMRDGFISMGHGRALINIDKKKDQIAIYEKVVSEGLSVRATEQLVKARKEPESGGSVKKKSTQDVPEFVSKSLDSIKERLATKVDITTSKNGKGKIVIPFHSEEDFKRIKKLLTGE, encoded by the coding sequence ATGGCGAAAGCAACAAAAAAACAGGCGTTGGGAAGAGGCCTGTCCGCTCTTTTGAATGATCCGGACAATGATATTAAATCAGTTTCGGATAAAAATGCGGACAAGGTCATTGGAAATGTAGTAGAACTGGACATCAATTCCATTGAAGTCAATCCTTTTCAGCCACGTTCCAATTTTAACGACGAAACCCTTGAAGAACTGGCCAGTTCCATTCGCGAGCTTGGCATTATACAGCCTATTACGGTACGAAAACTGGATTTCAACAAATTCCAGCTGGTCTCTGGGGAACGTAGGTTCCGTGCCTCCAAGTTGGTGGGATTGGAAACCATTCCTGCCTATATCCGTATTGCCAACGACCAAGAATCCTTGGAAATGGCTTTGGTGGAGAATATCCAAAGGCAAGATTTGGACCCCATCGAAATCGCTTTGTCCTATCAGCGACTTATTGATGAGATTGAAATCACGCAAGAAAAATTGAGCGATCGTGTGGGCAAAAAGCGTTCAACCATTACCAATTACCTGCGTCTGCTTAAACTTGACCCTATTATTCAAACGGGAATGCGTGATGGGTTCATCAGCATGGGCCATGGTAGGGCGCTTATCAATATTGATAAGAAAAAAGACCAAATCGCCATTTACGAGAAAGTGGTTTCCGAAGGTTTGTCCGTAAGGGCCACGGAGCAACTGGTGAAAGCAAGAAAAGAACCTGAAAGTGGAGGTTCCGTCAAGAAAAAATCCACCCAAGACGTACCCGAATTCGTTTCCAAAAGTCTTGATTCCATTAAAGAACGGCTTGCGACCAAAGTAGATATTACCACATCCAAAAACGGAAAAGGAAAAATTGTGATACCCTTCCACTCGGAAGAAGACTTTAAGCGTATCAAAAAATTATTGACAGGTGAATAA
- the dapB gene encoding 4-hydroxy-tetrahydrodipicolinate reductase produces the protein MKIALFGYGKMGKMIEQIAQERGHTIVAKIDDPIQDVDYSSIDVAIDFSTPEAAFDNITNCFTNQVPVISGTTGWLDRFSQAVRICEENKSAFISASNFSLGVNLFFELNKKLAQMMSTVEQYHVSMEEIHHTQKLDAPSGTAITLAEGIIENSSYENWKLDESGDKTIPIKSIREGMVPGTHTIFYKSPVDTIEIKHEAHNREGFALGAVIAAEWIQGKTGVFTMKDVLNLS, from the coding sequence ATGAAGATTGCTCTTTTCGGATATGGCAAAATGGGAAAAATGATTGAGCAAATCGCTCAAGAACGGGGCCATACCATTGTAGCAAAAATTGATGACCCCATACAAGATGTGGATTACAGCTCCATAGACGTTGCCATTGATTTCAGTACCCCCGAAGCTGCTTTTGATAACATTACCAACTGCTTTACAAACCAGGTACCGGTAATCAGCGGCACCACGGGGTGGTTGGACCGGTTTTCACAAGCCGTGCGTATCTGTGAAGAAAACAAGAGTGCTTTTATCTCTGCCTCCAACTTCAGTTTGGGCGTTAATCTCTTTTTTGAACTCAATAAAAAGTTGGCCCAAATGATGTCGACCGTGGAGCAATATCATGTTTCCATGGAGGAAATACATCACACCCAAAAACTGGATGCACCTAGTGGAACGGCCATTACCTTAGCCGAAGGCATTATCGAAAACAGTTCCTACGAGAACTGGAAACTGGATGAATCCGGCGACAAAACCATCCCAATAAAATCCATCAGGGAGGGCATGGTACCGGGAACGCACACCATTTTTTATAAAAGCCCCGTGGACACCATCGAGATAAAGCACGAAGCGCACAACAGGGAAGGTTTTGCATTGGGTGCGGTTATCGCAGCCGAATGGATTCAGGGAAAAACAGGTGTGTTCACCATGAAGGACGTGTTAAACCTAAGCTAA
- a CDS encoding methylmalonyl-CoA mutase subunit beta has product MTKSGLFSEFPEVSAKQWKQKIQMDLKGADYNETLVWESLEGINVKPFYHPEDLENIPTYPLPKNHDWSVGQSIYAGDAQKANAKAQEILKKGVESLIFTVPNEEIDFDALLSGIILKDIQLYFNFEFLALEPIQKLVSLLKSKNAKAHLNVDIVGHLAKEGNWYHTLEKDHDIFDHLVKLGTSDISIVGIDISHYQNAGANMVQQLAYGMAHANEYLNHVSSNGLEKSFPVTFTVAVGGNYFFEIAKLRALRWLWTSLASEYGIKSGCHILAIPSKRNKTLYDYNVNMLRTTSECMSAVLGGADTVCNLPYDALYHKDNEFGERIARNQLLLLKEESYLAGASQIATGSYYIESLTHQLAEKALALFKKLEKGGGFLDGLKKGTIQQKIKESAEKEQQLFDEGKIVSLGTNTYQNPEDRMKDSLELYPFVKTKARKTIIEPIIARRLAETSEQKRLNNE; this is encoded by the coding sequence ATGACTAAATCCGGCCTATTTAGCGAATTCCCCGAGGTTAGCGCCAAGCAGTGGAAACAAAAAATCCAGATGGACCTTAAAGGTGCCGATTACAACGAGACATTGGTGTGGGAATCGTTGGAAGGCATCAACGTAAAACCGTTCTACCATCCCGAAGACCTGGAAAACATTCCCACCTATCCTCTACCCAAGAACCATGATTGGTCTGTTGGTCAATCCATTTATGCGGGTGATGCGCAAAAAGCCAATGCCAAAGCTCAGGAAATCCTAAAAAAAGGGGTGGAAAGTCTGATTTTTACGGTTCCCAATGAGGAAATCGATTTTGACGCTTTGTTGTCGGGAATAATTCTGAAAGACATCCAACTCTATTTCAACTTTGAGTTTTTGGCCCTGGAACCCATCCAAAAATTAGTGTCTCTCCTCAAAAGCAAAAATGCAAAAGCCCATTTGAACGTCGACATTGTTGGACATTTGGCCAAAGAGGGCAACTGGTACCATACATTAGAGAAAGACCACGACATTTTTGATCATCTGGTGAAGCTCGGTACTTCGGATATTTCAATCGTAGGAATCGATATCTCACACTATCAAAATGCGGGCGCCAACATGGTACAGCAGCTGGCCTATGGCATGGCCCATGCCAATGAGTATCTTAACCATGTCTCCTCGAACGGACTCGAGAAGTCTTTCCCAGTTACCTTTACCGTAGCTGTGGGCGGCAACTATTTCTTTGAAATAGCCAAATTGAGGGCACTGCGGTGGCTTTGGACCAGTTTGGCATCGGAATATGGCATCAAAAGCGGTTGTCATATCCTGGCAATCCCATCCAAGCGCAACAAAACACTCTACGATTACAATGTGAACATGCTCCGAACCACGTCAGAATGCATGTCGGCAGTATTGGGCGGGGCGGATACGGTTTGTAATCTACCCTACGATGCCCTCTACCACAAAGACAACGAATTTGGGGAACGCATTGCACGAAACCAATTGTTACTGTTGAAAGAAGAAAGTTATTTGGCCGGAGCATCCCAAATTGCAACAGGTTCCTATTACATCGAATCACTTACGCACCAATTGGCTGAAAAAGCCCTTGCCCTTTTCAAGAAATTGGAAAAAGGAGGTGGATTTTTGGATGGGTTAAAAAAGGGAACCATCCAACAAAAAATAAAGGAGAGCGCCGAAAAGGAACAACAGCTTTTTGATGAGGGAAAAATTGTTTCGTTGGGTACCAATACCTACCAAAATCCTGAAGATCGGATGAAGGACAGTCTCGAGCTTTACCCTTTTGTAAAGACCAAAGCGAGAAAAACCATCATTGAACCCATTATTGCGAGAAGATTAGCTGAAACTTCCGAACAAAAAAGATTGAACAATGAGTAG